The following coding sequences lie in one Arachis ipaensis cultivar K30076 chromosome B03, Araip1.1, whole genome shotgun sequence genomic window:
- the LOC107633495 gene encoding uncharacterized protein LOC107633495: protein MGKISQDHAKLDSDTIANAIRPLVEADPSIKVKSVIAEVQSRFNYTVSYRKAWLAKQKAVAMVFGDWEVSYQTLPVWLKAMTVKMPRSRVQIKTLPVYRESEEVQGVRVLHHVFWSYYPCIVAFRHCKPLVQVDGTHLYGKYKGALLVAVVQDGNQNIVPIAFATVEGETADAWEFFLTNLRRYVVTVDGVGIISDRHTSIDAAIARTNGAWSPPRAWHMYCIRHIGSNFLRRFKAPYLHKLVVNTGYSRTEQEYNKNYQRLKERGEAYTQWCDDISVERWVLAFGGHRWGHMTTNLVECINSVIKGARNLPVTTIVRSTFYRLNELFTRKSTEAHDRLRNGFTYSEFAMKRVEESFRRAGNIVVNRFDRRNEIFEVHEMKDGTIYTVNLAQRHYDCSHFQVERLSCRHVLACCANQRLDWQLRWLPNATSDLLWQVDKHNLRFAFSKAGQK from the exons ATGGGCAAGATTTCACAAGATCATGCGAAGTTGGACTCAGACACAATTGCAAATGCCATTAGGCCGTTGGTCGAAGCAGACCCCTCGATAAAGGTGAAATCTGTTATTGCAGAAGTTCAATCTAGGTTCAACTACACTGTGAGTTACcgcaaggcttggttggcaaagcagaaagctgtCGCAATGGTTTTCGGTGATTGGGAAGTTTCTTACCAGACTCTGCCAGTATGGTTGAAAGCAATGACTGTGAAGATGCCGAGGTCTCGTGTTCAAATAAAAACGCTCCCTGTTTACCGTGAGAGTGAGGAAGTTCAAGGTGTAAGAGTTCTGCACCACGTTTTTTGGAGCTACTATCCGTGTATTGTAGCATTCAGACACTGCAAGCCGCTGGTGCAGGTTGATGGCACGCACCTGTACGGAAAATATAAAGGTGCACTTCTGGTTGCAGTTGTACAAGATGGGAACCAAAACATTGTGCCTATTGCATTTGCGACAGTCGAGGGCGAGACGGCAGACGCATGGGAGTTTTTCCTAACCAATTTGCGGAGATATGTTGTCACCGTCGATGGTGTGGGTATTATTTCTGACCGCCATACCTCCATCGACGCTGCAATAGCTCGCACCAATGGTGCATGGTCACCACCAAGAGCGTGGCACATGTACTGCATCAGGCACATCGGGTCCAACTTCTTAAGGAGGTTCAAAGCTCCATATTTGCATAAACTCGTGGTGAACACAG GCTATTCTAGGACGGAACAGGAGTACAACAAAAACTATCAAAGACTTAAAGAGCGGGGTGAGGCATATACTCAATGGTGCGATGACATCAGTGTTGAGAGATGGGTGTTGGCATTCGGTGGTCATCGTTGGGGACATATGACGACAAACTTGGTAGAGTGCATAAATTCTGTCATAAAGGGTGCACGCAACCTTCCTGTGACTACCATTGTTCGGTCCACTTTCTATCGGCTGAATGAATTGTTCACTCGGAAGAGTACTGAGGCTCATGACCGTCTCCGCAACGGATTCACGTATTCAGAATTTGCAATGAAGAGAGTTGAAGAAAGCTTCCGACGTGCAGGAAACATTGTGGTCAACCGGTTCGATAGGCGCAACGAGATATTTGAGGTTCACGAAATGAAAGATGGTACCATTTACACTGTTAACCTTGCGCAACGACACTACGACTGTAGTCATTTCCAGGTCGAGCGACTTTCATGTCGCCACGTGCTTGCATGTTGCGCCAACCAGCGTCTTGATTGGCAG CTAAGGTGGCTGCCAAATGCAACCTCCGATTTGCTCTGGCAGGTTGACAAACACAACCTACGTTTTGCCTTCTCCAAAGCTGGTCAAAAGTGA